Proteins encoded by one window of Nicotiana tabacum cultivar K326 chromosome 10, ASM71507v2, whole genome shotgun sequence:
- the LOC107808054 gene encoding LOW QUALITY PROTEIN: trafficking protein particle complex II-specific subunit 130 homolog (The sequence of the model RefSeq protein was modified relative to this genomic sequence to represent the inferred CDS: deleted 1 base in 1 codon), which produces MANFLAQFQSIKNTCDHVVIAVEDVSDLWPLVKKGFEDHLPFKRAFLNNKTRNPVLVDELPAEYILTTDSRLRSRFPQEQSLFWFREPYATVVLVSCEDLDEFKTILKPRLKLIVQNDEREWFIIFVSKAPSHNDQATKMAKKVYAKLEVDFSSKKRERCCKLDFHGPDTNFWDDLEAKIMECIRNTLDRRVQFYEEEIRKLSEQRFMPVWNFCNFFILKESLAFMFEIAHLHEDALREYDELELCYLETVNMTGKQRDFGGMDSEDDQAALLNPGKKALNQIVQDDSFREFDFRQYLFACQSKLLFKLSRPFEVASRGHSFIISFSKALALHESILPFCMREVWVITGSLALITATASEYKDEQLAADIEKEFYRVQGGLYSLCRTKFMRLAYLIGYGLHIERSPVNSASLSMLPWPKPAVWPSLPPDASSEVLVKEKMIFQESPRVKHFGIQRKPLPLEPSVLLREANRRRASLSAGNVFEMFDGHPNAIDGSGSMSSPAKAQLISMSRTNSSPGNFESSIGRPLRLSEICVAAEHGLRSTISDTELWKSLSSVQEFEEKYLELSKGAANNYHRSWWKRHGVVLDGEIAAVFHKNGNYDLAAKLYEKVCALYSGEGWQNLLAEVLPNLAECQKELGDQAGYLSSCVRLLSLDKGLFSSKERQAFQSEVVRLAHSEMEHTVPLDVSSLITFSGNPGPPLQLCDGDPGTLSVTVWSGFPDDITLESLSLTLTATTNTDEGVKAIKRSGATILKPGRNIIMVNLPPQRPGSYVLGVLTGKIGLLSFRSHSFSKGAPADSDDFMSYEKPTRPILKVFKPRSLVDLTAAISSALLMNEPQWVGIIVKPINYSLKGAILHIDTGPGLTIENSLKIEIESHMNGHPDESDHSEGSKDDRSPAAPEVKQMSLHDGIIELPDWASNITSVLWIPVRATSEGLPKGAPAGAVVPQRQNLVEGLRTIALKLEFGVSRNQIFERTIAVHFTDPFSVSTRVTDKSTDGKLLLQVILQSQVQATLTIYDSWLDLQEGFAHTGNGDKRPISGFFPLVISPKSRAGILFSICLGTTPVEEGAEIVCPESILNIRFGILGNRAAGAHDLNAEEPIRPDGSTQSLIFKSSLLLQRPVLDPCFAVGFLPLSSTGLQVGQLVSMRWRVERLKSLEKCAASENNDDVLYEVHANSDHWMIAGRKRGHVCLSTKQGSRITIAVLCLPLVAGYVRPPQLGLPNVDKANICCNPPSPHLVCVFPPALSSSFCIPA; this is translated from the exons ATGGCGAACTTCTTAGCTCAGTTTCAAAGTATTAAAAATACTTGCGATCACGTCGTCATTGCCG TTGAAGATGTCAGTGATTTATGGCCCCTTGTAAAGAAGGGTTTTGAAGACCATTTGCCATTCAAG AGAGCTTTTCTGAATAACAAGACCCGTAATCCTGTGCTTGTGGATGAACTGCCAGCTGAATACATATTGACAACAGACTCAAGACTTCGTAGCCGATTTCCTCAAGAGCAATCCTTATTTTGGTTCCGAGAGCCGTATGCCACTGTGGTTCTTGTCTCTTGTGAG GATCTTGATGAGTTTAAGACTATTCTCAAGCCACGCCTAAAGTTAATAGTTCAAAATGATGAACGGGAGTGGTTCATCATCTTCGTATCTAAAGCGCCATCTCACAATGATCAGGCTACCAAGATGGCGAAAAAAGTATATGCAAAACTTGAAGTTGATTTTAGCTCCAAGAAGAGAGAAAG ATGTTGCAAACTAGATTTTCATGGACCTGATACAAATTTCTGGGATGACTTGGAAGCTAAGATAATGGAATGCATCAGAAATACACTTGATAGACGCGTTCAGTTTTATGAAGAGGAAATACGGAAGCTCAGTGAACAGCGCTTCATGCCTGTGTGGAACTTCTGTAACTTCTTCATTTTGAAG GAAAGCCTGGCTTTTATGTTTGAGATTGCTCATCTCCATGAAGATGCATTACGTGAATATGATGAACTAGAACTCTGCTACTTGGAAACAG TGAATATGACTGGGAAACAGAGGGACTTTGGAGGAATGGACAGCGAAGATGATCAGGCGGCATTGCTCAACCCAGGAAAAAAAGCACTTAACCAGATTGTTCAGGATGATTCTTTTAGGGAATTTGACTTCAGGCAGTATCTATTTGCCTGCCAATCAAAG CTTCTCTTTAAGCTGAGTCGACCATTTGAAGTAGCATCGAGGGGGCATTCATTTATTATTAGCTTCTCAAAGGCGTTAGCCCTTCATGAG AGTATATTACCCTTCTGCATGCGCGAGGTATGGGTTATAACCGGTTCCTTGGCTTTAATCACCGCAACTGCTTCTGAATATAAAGATGAACAACTGGCGGCTGACATTGAGAAAGAGTTTTACCGTGTTCAGGGGGGCCTTTATTCTTTATGCCGTACTAAG TTCATGCGGCTGGCATATTTAATTGGTTATGGATTACATATTGAAAGAAGTCCTGTGAACAG TGCTTCACTTAGCATGCTGCCTTGGCCTAAGCCAGCAGTTTGGCCTTCTCTTCCACCCGATGCTTCATCTGAGGTTCTTGTGAAAGAAAAG ATGATATTTCAAGAAAGTCCGCGGGTTAAGCATTTTGGTATTCAGAGGAAGCCTTTGCCTCTAGAACCATCCGTACTTTTGCGGGAAGCAAATCGCAGAAGAGCTTCTCTTTCTGCTGGGAATgtgtttgaaatgtttgatggacATCCAAATGCAATTGATGG CTCAGGTTCAATGTCCTCACCAGCAAAAGCACAGTTGATATCAATGTCTAGAACTAACTCTTCGCCTGGAAACTTTGAGAGCTCAATTGGCCGGCCTTTGAGGCTTTCAGAAATTTGTGTTGCTGCTGAGCATGGTTTGCGGAGTACAATTTCTGACACAGAACTGTGGAAATCATTGTCTTCTGTCCAGGAATTTGAG GAAAAATACCTGGAGCTGTCAAAAGGTGCTGCCAACAATTATCATCGTTCATGGTGGAAGAGGCATGGAGTTGTACTTGATGGTGAAATTGCAGCTGTCTTCCATAAGAACGGAAATTATGATCTTGCTGCAAAATTGTATGAAAAGGTTTGTGCTCTTTATTCTGGTGAAGGATGGCAAAATCTTTTGGCTGAGGTCCTTCCCAATTTAGCTGAGTGCCAAAAGGAACTTGGTGATCAAGCCGGCTATCTATCTTCATGTGTGAGATTGCTCTCATTGGATAAAGGATTGTTCTCCAGCAAGGAACGTCAAGCATTTCAGTCTGAAGTTGTTCGTCTTGCTCATAGTGAGATGGAGCACACTGTGCCTCTAGATGTGTCCTCACTGATAACATTTTCTGGCAATCCTGGACCACCGCTGCAGCTTTGTGATGGCGATCCTGGTACCCTCTCTGTCACTGTATGGAGTGGATTTCCTGATGACATTACTCTTGAATCACTTAGTCTCACTCTCACAGCCACAACTAATACCGATGAGGGTGTTAAG GCAATAAAAAGATCCGGTGCTACGATATTAAAGCCAGGAAGGAATATAATCATGGTCAATTTACCTCCGCAAAGACCTGGTTCTTATGTTTTGGGGGTTCTTACAGGGAAAATCGGCCTACTCAGTTTTAGATCTCACAGCTTTTCAAAGGGTGCTCCTGCAGATAGTGATGATTTTATGAGTTATGAGAAGCCAACAAGGCCAATCTTAAAG GTGTTCAAGCCGAGGTCTCTGGTCGATCTTACTGCTGCTATTTCATCTGCTTTATTGATGAATGAACCTCAGTGGGTTGGAATAATTGTGAAGCCAATTAATTACTCTCTTAAGGGTGCAATTCTGCACATAGACACTGGTCCTGGGTTGACTATTGAAAATTCGCTTAAGATTGAAATTGAGAGTCACATGAATGGGCACCCAGATGAGTCAGATCATTCTGAAGGTTCTAAAGATGACAGATCTCCAGCTGCTCCAGAAGTAAAGCAAATGTCTCTTCACGATGGAATTATTGAGCTGCCTGATTGGGCAAGCAACATAACTTCTGTTTTGTGGATCCCTGTACGTGCTACCAGTGAGGGACTTCCTAAAGGCGCTCCTGCAG GTGCAGTTGTTCCCCAGAGACAGAACCTAGTGGAGGGATTAAGAACAATAGCTTTGAAACTTGAATTTGGGGTGTCGCGGAACCAAATATTTGAAAG GACAATTGCAGTGCACTTCACTGACCCCTTTTCTGTAAGTACACGAGTTACGGACAAAAGCACTGATGGTAAACTGCTTTTGCAG GTGATACTGCAATCACAAGTACAAGCTACATTGACCATCTACGACTCTTGGCTTGATCTTCAAGAAGGCTTTGCTCACACTGGAAATGGTGATAAAAGGCCAATCTCTGGCTTCTTCCCCCTAGTGATCTCTCCCAAATCTAGAGCTGGAATTCTCTTCAGTATATGCCTGGGGACTACaccagtagaag AAGGAGCTGAGATCGTGTGTCCTGAGAGCATTTTAAATATTAGATTTGGTATTTTGGGAAATAGAGCTGCTGGAGCGCATGACCTCAATGCTGAGGAACCTATAAGACCTGATGGATCGACTCAGAGTCTGATTTTCAAGAGCTCTCTTCTTTTACAGAGACCCGTGCTTGACCCTTGCTTTGCAGTCGGTTTTCTGCCTCTTTCTTCAACTGGTCTTCAGGTTGGACAGCTTGTTAGCATGAGATGGAGAGTTGAAAGGTTAAAGAGTCTGGAGAAATGTGCAGCTTCTGAAAACAAT GATGATGTCCTATACGAGGTCCACGCAAATTCAGATCACTGGATGATTGCTGGGAGGAAAAGGGGACATGTCTGTCTGTCCACAAAACAAG GATCGAGAATAACTATTGCAGTATTATGCTTGCCACTGGTTGCTGGATATGTTCGTCCTCCTCAGTTGGGCTTGCCAAATGTTGACAAGGCAAATATTTGTTGCAATCCTCCTAGTCCACATTTGGTGTGCGTCTTCCCTCCAGCTTTGAGTTCTTCTTTCTGCATACCGGCCTGA